In the Campylobacter sp. RM6914 genome, one interval contains:
- a CDS encoding phage integrase N-terminal SAM-like domain-containing protein, which produces MKTECVKQKSTENTKNKYLLAAREFDKFSKNKNLSKINYGDAEDYSNYLVKAKNLHIKTARFYTNFMIYHKIVMRFLGILIQKLWLFIVG; this is translated from the coding sequence ATAAAAACAGAGTGTGTCAAACAAAAAAGCACTGAAAACACCAAAAACAAATACTTGCTAGCCGCTAGAGAGTTTGATAAATTCTCAAAGAATAAAAATCTATCCAAGATAAACTATGGTGATGCTGAGGACTATAGCAACTATCTTGTGAAGGCTAAAAATTTGCATATAAAGACTGCAAGATTCTATACAAATTTCATGATTTATCACAAGATAGTTATGCGCTTTCTGGGTATACTAATCCAAAAATTGTGGCTATTCATTGTTGGGTGA
- a CDS encoding aryl-sulfate sulfotransferase, which produces MKKILSSVAVAGLLVGTVATTALAIGGPSGAHIDYAIPGQLGEVVVNPYDTAPLTAVIKNGGYTIKDAKVTVVPKPGGQVISYKVADKHLRTHGGIPVFGMYPDYQNTIEVEYTKIYKGVEEKIKETYKIYAPAIYLESTGMPNQKGALFDKIEVVKPASKKFENRLYYVNNFVNKTGKGTKVVWNNPAGGAIEWNYSPNNFILDTKGEVRWYLEPSKIYDLKQPFNAGVMMGFKQNPDGAMTWGYGQHYAKYDILGREIFNRELPAGYNDFSHSMDVMDNGHYLLRVANANYKRADGRNVRTVRDVIVEVDRDGNVVDDWRLYEILDPYRDTVLKVLDQGAVCLNIDASKAGHTASTDELMSMDKEEKWGDIVGSGPGRNWAHVNSVDHDPTDDSIIISSRHQNAVIKIGRDKKVKWIMGGHKGWKEQFKSALLQPIDKNGNKIVCEDDYTKCPGYESDKGGFDWQYTQHTAFRIDSKSKKGVVYLTVFDNGDSRGFEQPAIAGMKYSRAVVFKIDEKAKTVEQVWEYGKERGSEWYSSVTSLTQYQDDLDSVFAYSAVAGMQFDIATGRPVGQPSPHINEFEWGAKEPSIEIKMTNAMGYQAFPFSVEKAFTK; this is translated from the coding sequence ATGAAAAAGATTCTTTCATCGGTTGCAGTTGCAGGATTGTTAGTAGGCACAGTTGCTACAACAGCTCTTGCTATCGGCGGACCAAGTGGCGCACATATCGACTATGCGATACCTGGACAACTTGGTGAAGTAGTTGTAAATCCTTACGATACAGCTCCTCTTACGGCTGTTATCAAAAACGGCGGCTATACCATCAAAGACGCAAAAGTAACAGTTGTCCCAAAACCGGGTGGACAAGTGATAAGCTATAAAGTAGCCGACAAACATCTACGCACACACGGGGGAATTCCTGTATTTGGCATGTATCCGGACTACCAAAATACTATCGAAGTCGAATACACAAAAATTTATAAAGGTGTCGAAGAGAAGATAAAAGAAACGTATAAAATTTACGCTCCTGCCATATATCTTGAAAGCACAGGCATGCCAAATCAAAAAGGAGCACTTTTTGATAAGATCGAGGTTGTAAAACCTGCTTCTAAAAAATTTGAAAACAGACTTTACTACGTAAATAACTTTGTTAATAAAACAGGAAAAGGCACAAAAGTCGTATGGAACAACCCAGCAGGCGGCGCGATAGAGTGGAACTATAGCCCAAACAACTTTATTCTTGATACAAAAGGTGAGGTCAGATGGTATCTTGAGCCAAGTAAAATTTACGACCTAAAACAACCTTTTAACGCAGGCGTTATGATGGGCTTTAAACAAAATCCAGATGGAGCTATGACTTGGGGGTACGGCCAACATTACGCCAAATACGATATCTTAGGGCGTGAAATTTTTAACCGCGAACTACCTGCTGGATACAACGACTTCTCTCACTCTATGGACGTCATGGATAACGGACACTATCTACTACGCGTTGCAAACGCAAACTACAAAAGAGCCGACGGTAGAAATGTCCGCACTGTTAGAGATGTGATAGTTGAGGTCGATCGCGACGGTAACGTAGTGGATGACTGGAGATTATATGAAATTTTAGATCCTTACAGAGATACTGTCCTAAAAGTGCTTGACCAAGGTGCAGTTTGTCTAAACATTGATGCTTCAAAAGCCGGTCATACAGCCTCAACAGATGAGCTAATGTCTATGGATAAAGAGGAAAAATGGGGTGACATCGTAGGATCAGGTCCGGGACGCAACTGGGCTCACGTAAACAGCGTAGATCATGATCCAACAGACGATAGCATCATAATAAGCTCACGTCACCAAAATGCCGTTATTAAAATCGGACGTGATAAAAAAGTCAAATGGATAATGGGCGGACACAAAGGCTGGAAAGAGCAATTTAAATCAGCCTTGCTTCAACCGATAGATAAAAACGGCAACAAAATAGTCTGCGAAGACGACTACACAAAATGCCCGGGATATGAAAGCGACAAGGGTGGATTTGACTGGCAATACACACAGCACACAGCATTTAGAATAGACAGCAAGTCTAAAAAAGGTGTTGTTTACCTAACAGTATTTGATAACGGCGATAGTCGTGGCTTTGAGCAACCTGCGATCGCCGGCATGAAATACAGCAGGGCGGTGGTATTTAAAATAGACGAAAAAGCCAAAACAGTAGAGCAAGTATGGGAATACGGCAAAGAGCGAGGCTCAGAGTGGTATAGCTCGGTTACCAGCCTAACCCAGTATCAAGATGATCTTGATAGCGTATTTGCCTACTCTGCTGTTGCCGGTATGCAGTTTGATATAGCAACAGGTCGTCCGGTAGGTCAACCAAGCCCACATATCAACGAATTTGAATGGGGTGCAAAAGAGCCCTCTATTGAGATTAAGATGACAAACGCGATGGGATATCAAGCGTTTCCATTTAGCGTAGAAAAGGCATTTACAAAGTAA
- a CDS encoding aryl-sulfate sulfotransferase, with amino-acid sequence MKKLVSSAVVAGLLVGGFAMSALAAGGGSGPNTYRGVRQIGAVVMNPYKVAPLTALIRSAGYTLTDVKVTVKAKKDGVDISYNVSNQKVLQHGGIPVWGLYPDYVNEVAVSYKKNGEAVSETYKIYAPAIGLYGSGTGQKQILPDATITKDNPKYHKNIYLMNHLSSILPNAAQVTWNNPVGGALEWDYESYVWMVDGKGDIRWYLKTDEFRDPNHIMKKGNMMGFDQTADGDLIWGQSQVMNRYDLMGRKIFQRELPKSYIDFSHHMEETSKGTFLLRVASSDYKRKDGKNVRTVRDVIVELDTNGNVVDEWKIMDILDPYRDVNLLALDQGAVCLNVDATKAGQTANKEDLEDDHAPWGDVAGVGAGRNWAHINSVNYDANDDSIILSVRNQSAIVKITRDKKVKWILASKEGWTGDLATKVLKPIDANGKAIDCGESGSKCPGYESDKGGFDYTWTQHTAYKVNEKSKGSKVHVSVFDNGDSRGMEQPALINMKYSRAVEYVVDEKNMTVQQVWEYGKNRGFEWYSPITSVTEYNPKFDTMFVYSATAGLGDVKAFRAGKAALTPFLEEIKYGTQEVEFEMKFINSNTIGYRALPIDINKAFNSK; translated from the coding sequence ATGAAAAAGTTAGTTTCATCTGCTGTTGTTGCAGGGCTATTGGTCGGTGGATTTGCCATGTCTGCCCTTGCTGCTGGTGGTGGAAGCGGGCCAAATACATATCGCGGTGTCAGACAAATAGGTGCCGTGGTTATGAACCCATACAAAGTAGCGCCTTTAACCGCTTTAATAAGAAGTGCGGGATATACACTAACGGATGTCAAAGTAACAGTAAAGGCTAAAAAAGACGGTGTAGATATCAGCTATAACGTGTCTAATCAAAAAGTTCTTCAACACGGCGGTATCCCTGTTTGGGGCCTGTATCCTGATTATGTAAACGAAGTTGCTGTAAGCTACAAGAAAAATGGCGAAGCGGTAAGTGAAACATATAAAATTTATGCTCCGGCTATCGGACTATATGGCTCAGGAACAGGACAAAAGCAAATTCTGCCTGATGCAACTATCACAAAAGACAATCCAAAATACCATAAAAATATCTACCTAATGAACCACCTAAGCTCCATCCTTCCAAATGCGGCTCAAGTTACTTGGAACAACCCTGTAGGCGGCGCACTTGAGTGGGATTATGAGAGCTATGTTTGGATGGTTGATGGCAAGGGCGATATCAGATGGTATCTAAAGACTGATGAATTTAGAGATCCTAATCACATCATGAAAAAGGGCAACATGATGGGCTTTGACCAAACAGCAGATGGCGATCTTATCTGGGGACAAAGCCAAGTAATGAATAGATACGACCTTATGGGACGTAAAATTTTCCAAAGAGAGCTACCAAAAAGCTATATCGACTTCTCTCACCATATGGAAGAGACATCAAAAGGAACATTCCTCTTACGCGTGGCTTCAAGCGACTACAAACGTAAAGATGGTAAAAATGTCCGAACTGTTCGCGATGTTATCGTAGAGCTTGACACAAATGGCAATGTCGTAGATGAGTGGAAGATAATGGATATTTTGGATCCTTACAGAGATGTTAATTTACTAGCACTTGACCAGGGTGCGGTTTGTCTAAATGTCGATGCTACCAAAGCCGGACAAACAGCAAACAAAGAGGATCTTGAAGATGATCATGCACCTTGGGGCGATGTAGCAGGCGTTGGAGCCGGTAGAAACTGGGCACACATAAATTCTGTTAACTACGATGCAAACGATGACAGCATCATTCTTTCTGTAAGAAACCAAAGTGCGATTGTAAAAATCACTCGCGATAAAAAAGTAAAATGGATCCTTGCTTCAAAAGAGGGCTGGACTGGCGACCTAGCAACAAAAGTACTTAAACCTATCGATGCAAACGGCAAAGCTATAGACTGTGGCGAAAGTGGCTCAAAATGCCCTGGATATGAAAGTGATAAGGGTGGATTTGACTACACTTGGACACAACACACAGCTTATAAAGTAAATGAAAAAAGCAAAGGTAGCAAGGTTCACGTAAGCGTATTTGACAATGGTGATAGTCGCGGTATGGAACAACCGGCACTTATAAATATGAAATACTCACGCGCGGTTGAGTATGTCGTAGATGAGAAAAACATGACTGTTCAGCAAGTTTGGGAATACGGCAAAAATCGTGGCTTTGAGTGGTATAGCCCGATAACTTCGGTTACTGAGTATAACCCTAAATTTGACACTATGTTTGTCTACTCTGCCACAGCCGGACTTGGTGATGTTAAGGCATTCCGTGCTGGTAAAGCAGCTCTTACTCCATTCTTAGAAGAGATTAAGTATGGCACACAAGAGGTTGAGTTTGAGATGAAATTTATTAACTCAAATACCATTGGCTATAGGGCATTACCTATTGATATCAATAAAGCCTTCAACTCCAAATAG